In Sphingobacteriaceae bacterium, the genomic stretch TGGAGCGGGCGCGACGGCTGGGCTTCAAAACCTTGGAGGTATCCGACGGCACCATCAACTTGCGGCCCCGCTACCGGGAGCGGCTCATCCGCGCCTTGACGGCCGAAGGGTTTCAAGTGCTGACCGAAGTGGGCAAGAAGCACCCCGCCGACCGGGTGCCCCACATGCGCATCCGGGAGCAGATTCTGGAGGACCTGGCCGCCGGTGCCTTCAAGGTCATCGTGGAGGGGCGGGAATCGGGCAAGGGCGTGGTCATCTACCGGGACGACGGCTCCATCGACGGGGATGAATTGGAATCGTTGGCCCGGGTGGTGCCCGACCCGGATCTGCTCATTTGGGAGGCGCCCCACAAGGACCAGCAGCAGGATTTGATTTTGCGCTTCGGGCCCAACGCCAACCTGGGCAACATCCGGCCTGAGGAGGTGCTGTCCCTGGAGGCCCTGCGCCAGGGCATGCGGGGCGACACTTTGCGCCACATCTTGCTCACCCGGCCCCAGCCGTCCGGCGAGCCCACCTGGCCTTAGGCGGGCACCGGCACGGCACCCCGTTCCCCTCCGGAACCGGCCCATGCCGTCAGCGAGGGGCCGGATGGAGGGGCGGCAGGCCCCTGAGCACCCGGCCTACATCTTCAGCCACCTGGCGTCCTACCCGTTCCTGGGCTTCCTCCGTCAACCCGGCTGTATGAGGAGTAAGGATCACCTGGTCCAAGGCCGCCAGGGGGTCGGGCTGGGGCG encodes the following:
- a CDS encoding phosphosulfolactate synthase, whose product is MPADHLPPSQQPSPQSPPVWDPAWGQAVEAPMARTEAKPRRRGLTMVMDKGMSLAEGRGWLDLCAPYVDFVKLAFGTSVLYDGRVLAEKIRLFRHFGVEVYPGGTLLEIAIMQDRVKAFVERARRLGFKTLEVSDGTINLRPRYRERLIRALTAEGFQVLTEVGKKHPADRVPHMRIREQILEDLAAGAFKVIVEGRESGKGVVIYRDDGSIDGDELESLARVVPDPDLLIWEAPHKDQQQDLILRFGPNANLGNIRPEEVLSLEALRQGMRGDTLRHILLTRPQPSGEPTWP